One Setaria italica strain Yugu1 chromosome II, Setaria_italica_v2.0, whole genome shotgun sequence DNA segment encodes these proteins:
- the LOC101779536 gene encoding AT-hook motif nuclear-localized protein 20, whose protein sequence is MAAPGKDGEQSQSGTGGHIDGRDDVDGEPKEGAVVPPVNRRPRGRPPGSKNKPKPPIFVTRDSPNALRSHVMEVAGGADVAESIARFARRRQRGVCVLSGAGTVADVALRQPAAPGAVVALRGLFEILSLTGTFLPGPSPPGATGLTVYLAGGQGQVVGGIVVGSLTAAGPVMVMASTFANATYERLPLDEEVDEEAMEAGRPGGGGVPPMMGGGLPDPLAMPMYGAVPPNLLLPGGGQLGHGAEGSAWPHARPPY, encoded by the coding sequence ATGGCGGCGCCCGGCAAGGACGGGGAGCAGAGCCAGAGCGGCACGGGTGGCCACATCGACGGCCGCGATGACGTCGACGGCGAGCCCAAGGAGGGAGCGGTGGTGCCGCCCGTCAAccggcgcccgcgcggccggccgccggggTCCAAGAACAAGCCCAAGCCGCCCATCTTCGTGACGCGGGACAGCCCCAACGCGCTGCGTAGCCACGTCATGGAGGTCGCCGGCGGAGCGGATGTCGCGGAGTCCATCGCCCGCTTCGCGCGCCGCAGGCAGCGCGGCGTCTGCGTGCTCAGCGGCGCGGGGACCGTGGCCGACGTCGCCCTGCGccagccggccgcgcccggcgccgtcGTGGCCCTCCGTGGCCTCTTCGAGATCCTGTCCCTCACCGGCACGTTCCTCCCGGGCCCCTCACCGCCGGGCGCCACCGGACTGACCGTCTACCTCGCCGGCGGGCAGGGGCAGGTGGTCGGAGGCATCGTGGTCGGCTCGCTCACGGCGGCTGGGCCGGTCATGGTGATGGCGTCCACGTTTGCCAACGCGACGTACGAGAGGCTGCCGTTGGACGAAGAAGTTGATGAGGAAGCCATGGAAGCTGGCCggcctggcggtggtggtgtcCCTCCGATGATGGGCGGCGGGCTGCCCGATCCATTGGCGATGCCAATGTACGGGGCCGTGCCACCCAACCTGCTCCTGCCTGGAGGCGGTCAGCTCGGCCATGGCGCCGAGGGGAGTGCATGGCCGCATGCACGCCCGCCGTACTAG